One window from the genome of Streptomyces sp. WZ-12 encodes:
- the mfd gene encoding transcription-repair coupling factor, whose protein sequence is MSLSGLLDAVVRDPALAEAVKAAADGHRPHVDLVGPPAARPFAVAALARQGGRPVLAVTATGREAEDLAAALRSLMPAGEENSVVEFPSWETLPHERLSPRSDTVGRRLAVLRRLAHPSADDPTAGPVSVVVAPIRSVLQPQVKGLGELVPVSLRTGQTADLEEIVDGLAAAAYARVELVEKRGEFAVRGGILDVFPPTEEHPLRVEFWGDDVEEIRYFKVADQRSLEVAEHGLWAPPCRELLLTDEVRERAAALAEDHPELGELLGKIAEGIAVEGMESLAPVLVDDMELVLDVLPAGSMAVVCDPERVRTRAADLVATSQEFLQASWAASAGGGAAPIDVGAASLWGIADVREHARELGMPWWSVSPFAADEEVEGDGDTLKLGMHAPETYRGDTQRALADTKQWLADGWRTVFVTEGHGPAARTVEVLGGEGIAARLEADLGAIAPSVVHVACGSIDNGFVDPGLKVAVLTETDLSGQKAAGKDAARMPARRRKQIDPLSLQAGDFIVHEQHGVGRYIEMVQRTVQGATREYLLVEYAPAKRGQPGDRLYIPTDQLEQVTKYVGGEAPTLHRLGGADWTKTKARAKKAVKEIAADLIKLYSARMAAPGHTFGPDTPWQRELEDAFPYAETPDQLTTIAEVKEDMEKSVPMDRLICGDVGYGKTEIAVRAAFKAVQDGKQVAVLVPTTLLVQQHYGTFTERYGQFPVNVRALSRFQTDTEAKATLEGLKDGAVDIVIGTHRLFSSETKFKDLGLVIVDEEQRFGVEHKEQLKKLRANVDVLTMSATPIPRTLEMAVTGIREMSTITTPPEERHPVLTFVGPYEQKQIGAAIRRELLREGQVFYIHNRVESIDRAAARLREIVPEARVQTAHGQMGESQLEQVVVDFWEKKFDVLVSTTIVESGIDISNANTLIVERGDNFGLSQLHQLRGRVGRGRERGYAYFLYPPEKPLTETAHERLATIAQHTEMGAGMYVAMKDLEIRGAGNLLGGEQSGHIAGVGFDLYVRMVGEAVADYRASLEGGVEEEPPLEVKIELPVDAHVPHDYAPGERLRLQAYRAIASANSEEDVAAVREELTDRYGKLPEPVENLLLVAGLRMLARSCGVTDITLQGSNIRFGPVELRESQELRLKRLHPRTVLKPATRHVLVPRPTTGRIGGKPVVGRELLAWVGEFLTTILS, encoded by the coding sequence ATGAGCCTGAGTGGTCTGCTCGACGCCGTCGTACGGGACCCGGCGCTCGCCGAAGCGGTCAAGGCCGCGGCCGACGGGCACCGCCCGCACGTCGATCTGGTCGGGCCGCCGGCCGCCCGCCCGTTCGCGGTGGCGGCGCTGGCGCGGCAGGGCGGCCGCCCGGTGCTGGCGGTGACGGCCACCGGCCGGGAGGCGGAGGACCTGGCCGCCGCGCTGCGCTCGCTGATGCCGGCCGGCGAGGAGAACTCCGTCGTGGAGTTCCCGTCCTGGGAGACGCTGCCGCACGAGCGCCTCTCGCCGCGCTCGGACACCGTCGGCCGGCGCCTTGCGGTGCTGCGCCGCCTGGCGCACCCGAGCGCCGACGACCCGACGGCCGGCCCGGTCTCGGTCGTGGTCGCGCCGATCCGTTCGGTGCTCCAGCCGCAGGTCAAGGGGTTGGGCGAGCTGGTGCCGGTGAGCCTGCGGACGGGGCAGACGGCCGATCTGGAGGAGATCGTCGACGGCCTGGCGGCGGCCGCCTACGCGCGGGTCGAACTGGTCGAGAAGCGCGGCGAGTTCGCGGTCCGCGGCGGCATCCTGGACGTCTTCCCGCCCACCGAGGAGCACCCGCTGCGGGTGGAGTTCTGGGGCGACGACGTCGAGGAGATCCGGTACTTCAAGGTCGCCGACCAGCGCTCCTTGGAGGTGGCCGAGCACGGGCTGTGGGCGCCGCCGTGCCGGGAGCTGCTGCTGACGGACGAGGTGCGGGAGCGGGCCGCGGCGCTGGCGGAGGACCATCCGGAGCTGGGCGAGCTGCTGGGGAAGATCGCCGAGGGGATCGCCGTCGAGGGCATGGAGTCCCTGGCCCCGGTGCTCGTCGACGACATGGAGCTGGTGTTGGACGTGCTGCCGGCCGGCAGCATGGCGGTGGTCTGCGACCCGGAGCGGGTGCGGACCCGGGCGGCGGACCTGGTGGCGACGAGCCAGGAGTTCCTCCAGGCGTCCTGGGCGGCGAGTGCCGGCGGGGGCGCGGCGCCGATCGACGTGGGCGCGGCGTCGCTGTGGGGCATCGCCGATGTCCGGGAGCACGCCCGGGAGTTGGGCATGCCGTGGTGGTCGGTCTCGCCGTTCGCCGCCGACGAGGAGGTGGAGGGCGACGGGGACACCCTGAAGTTGGGGATGCACGCCCCGGAGACGTACCGCGGGGACACCCAGCGGGCGTTGGCCGACACCAAGCAGTGGCTGGCGGACGGTTGGCGCACGGTGTTCGTCACCGAGGGGCACGGCCCGGCGGCCCGTACGGTCGAGGTGCTGGGCGGGGAGGGCATCGCGGCCCGTCTGGAGGCCGATCTCGGCGCGATCGCGCCGTCGGTGGTGCACGTGGCGTGCGGCTCGATCGACAACGGCTTCGTCGATCCGGGCCTGAAGGTCGCGGTGTTGACGGAGACGGACCTGTCGGGCCAGAAGGCCGCGGGCAAGGACGCCGCCCGGATGCCGGCCCGTCGCCGCAAGCAGATCGATCCGCTGTCCCTCCAGGCCGGCGACTTCATCGTCCACGAGCAGCACGGCGTGGGCCGGTACATCGAGATGGTGCAGCGCACCGTCCAGGGCGCCACCCGCGAGTATCTGCTGGTGGAGTACGCGCCGGCCAAGCGCGGCCAGCCCGGGGACCGGCTCTACATCCCCACCGACCAGTTGGAGCAGGTCACCAAGTACGTGGGCGGTGAGGCGCCGACGCTGCACCGGCTCGGCGGCGCGGACTGGACGAAGACCAAGGCGCGCGCCAAGAAGGCGGTCAAGGAGATCGCCGCCGACCTGATCAAGCTGTACTCGGCGCGGATGGCGGCGCCCGGCCACACCTTCGGCCCGGACACCCCCTGGCAGCGGGAGTTGGAGGACGCGTTCCCGTACGCGGAGACGCCCGATCAGCTCACCACGATCGCCGAGGTCAAGGAGGACATGGAGAAGTCGGTCCCGATGGACCGGCTGATCTGCGGCGACGTCGGCTACGGCAAGACCGAGATCGCGGTCCGCGCGGCCTTCAAGGCGGTCCAGGACGGCAAGCAGGTGGCGGTCCTGGTGCCCACCACCCTTCTCGTCCAGCAGCACTACGGCACCTTCACCGAGCGCTACGGCCAGTTCCCGGTCAACGTCAGGGCGCTGTCCCGGTTCCAGACCGACACCGAGGCGAAGGCGACGCTGGAGGGCCTCAAGGACGGCGCCGTCGACATCGTCATCGGCACCCACCGCCTCTTCTCCTCCGAGACGAAGTTCAAGGACCTCGGCCTGGTCATCGTCGACGAGGAGCAGCGTTTCGGCGTCGAGCACAAGGAGCAGCTCAAGAAGCTGCGCGCCAATGTGGACGTGCTGACGATGTCCGCGACGCCGATCCCCCGCACCCTGGAGATGGCGGTCACCGGCATCCGGGAGATGTCGACGATCACCACGCCCCCCGAGGAGCGGCACCCGGTCCTCACCTTCGTCGGCCCCTACGAGCAGAAGCAGATCGGCGCGGCCATCCGCCGCGAACTGCTCCGCGAGGGCCAGGTCTTCTACATCCACAACCGCGTCGAGTCGATCGACCGCGCCGCGGCCCGGCTGCGCGAGATCGTGCCCGAGGCGCGCGTCCAGACCGCGCACGGTCAGATGGGCGAGTCCCAACTGGAGCAGGTGGTGGTCGACTTCTGGGAGAAGAAGTTCGACGTCCTGGTCTCCACCACGATCGTGGAATCCGGCATCGACATCTCCAACGCCAACACCCTGATCGTCGAGCGCGGCGACAACTTCGGCCTCTCGCAACTGCACCAGTTGCGCGGCCGGGTGGGCCGCGGCCGCGAGCGCGGCTACGCCTACTTCCTCTACCCGCCGGAGAAGCCGCTCACCGAGACCGCGCACGAGCGCCTCGCCACGATCGCCCAGCACACCGAGATGGGCGCCGGCATGTACGTGGCCATGAAGGACCTGGAGATCCGCGGCGCGGGCAACCTCCTGGGCGGCGAGCAGTCCGGCCACATCGCGGGCGTCGGCTTCGACCTGTACGTCCGGATGGTCGGGGAGGCGGTGGCCGACTACCGCGCGTCCCTGGAGGGCGGCGTGGAGGAGGAGCCCCCGCTGGAGGTCAAGATCGAGCTCCCGGTGGACGCGCACGTTCCGCACGACTACGCGCCGGGCGAGCGGCTGCGCCTCCAGGCGTACCGGGCGATCGCCTCGGCCAACTCCGAGGAGGACGTCGCGGCGGTCCGCGAGGAGCTCACCGACCGCTACGGCAAGCTGCCGGAGCCGGTGGAGAACCTCCTCCTGGTCGCCGGTCTGCGGATGCTGGCCCGCTCCTGCGGCGTCACCGACATCACCCTCCAGGGCTCCAACATCCGCTTCGGCCCGGTGGAGTTGCGTGAGTCCCAGGAACTCCGCCTGAAGCGGCTGCATCCCCGTACGGTCCTGAAGCCGGCGACGCGGCACGTGCTGGTGCCGCGGCCCACGACGGGGCGGATCGGGGGGAAGCCGGTGGTGGGGCGTGAGTTGCTGGCGTGGGTCGGGGAGTTCCTCACGACCATTCTGAGCTGA
- a CDS encoding DUF2079 domain-containing protein, translating to MDTAAATAADGRAGPTPHPAAPHRPTAPQPPPRHAALRAPRLDPYWIAGFFFLAYAALSFWRYRTFSTVSWDLGIFEQAVRGYAHLRAPLVDLKGPGTNILGDHFSPILILLAPFYRLLPSPLTLLTAQAALFALSAIPVTRAAARHLGRLRGLALGLAYGLSWGAQKAVDFDFHEIAFAVPLIAFALDAALRGRWNTAVYWAAPLVLVKEDLGVTAAAIGALALLRARRPAPLPLALVAFGLTATAVTLTLLIPAFNGSGSYDYWTKLGDHGGAAIPLGVALRTLLWVLLPTTGLLALRSPLLLVAAPTLGWRFLSHEPHYWGTDWHYSAVLMPVVFLALVDALPRAHASARPWLRSYAHHLPAAVLAAALALTTTLPLARLGEAATYRTPPPAVAAERLLDRIPDGATVESDVRPLSHLTGRTHVYWAGNTGALTPAYVAVQAHDAQEAERALTDAEARHPRSTYVVVGAAGDVVLLRRA from the coding sequence ATGGACACGGCCGCAGCGACGGCGGCGGACGGCCGCGCCGGGCCCACCCCGCACCCCGCCGCACCGCACCGGCCGACCGCCCCCCAACCCCCGCCCCGGCACGCCGCGCTCCGCGCCCCGCGCCTGGACCCGTACTGGATCGCCGGCTTCTTCTTCCTCGCCTACGCCGCGCTGTCCTTCTGGCGCTACCGCACCTTCTCCACCGTCTCCTGGGACCTGGGCATCTTCGAACAGGCCGTCCGCGGCTACGCCCACCTCCGGGCCCCCCTCGTCGACCTCAAGGGCCCCGGCACCAACATCCTCGGCGACCACTTCAGCCCCATCCTGATCCTGCTCGCCCCCTTCTACCGGCTCCTCCCCTCCCCCCTGACCCTGCTCACCGCGCAGGCCGCGCTGTTCGCGCTCTCCGCGATACCCGTCACCCGCGCCGCCGCCCGCCACCTGGGCCGCCTGCGCGGGCTCGCCCTCGGCCTCGCCTACGGCCTGTCCTGGGGCGCCCAGAAGGCGGTTGACTTCGACTTCCACGAAATAGCCTTCGCGGTACCGCTGATCGCCTTTGCCCTGGACGCGGCACTGCGCGGCCGCTGGAACACCGCCGTCTACTGGGCCGCCCCCCTCGTGCTGGTCAAGGAGGACCTCGGCGTCACGGCCGCCGCCATCGGGGCGCTCGCCCTGCTCCGCGCCCGCCGCCCCGCCCCCCTCCCGCTCGCCCTCGTCGCGTTCGGCCTGACGGCCACCGCCGTCACCCTCACCCTGCTCATACCCGCCTTCAACGGCTCGGGTTCATACGATTACTGGACCAAGCTCGGCGACCACGGCGGGGCCGCCATCCCCCTCGGCGTCGCGCTCCGCACCCTGCTGTGGGTACTGCTCCCCACCACCGGCCTGCTCGCCCTGCGCTCCCCCCTCCTCCTCGTCGCCGCGCCCACCCTCGGCTGGCGCTTCCTCTCCCACGAACCGCACTACTGGGGCACCGACTGGCACTACAGCGCCGTCCTGATGCCGGTCGTCTTCCTCGCCCTGGTCGACGCCCTCCCGCGCGCCCACGCCTCCGCGCGCCCCTGGCTACGCTCCTACGCCCACCACCTGCCCGCCGCCGTCCTCGCCGCGGCCCTCGCGCTCACCACGACGCTGCCGTTGGCGCGGTTGGGCGAGGCCGCGACGTACCGCACACCGCCGCCGGCGGTCGCGGCCGAGCGGCTGCTCGACCGGATTCCCGACGGGGCGACGGTCGAGTCCGACGTCCGCCCACTGAGCCACCTCACGGGGCGGACGCACGTCTACTGGGCCGGCAATACGGGTGCGTTGACGCCCGCTTACGTCGCCGTGCAGGCGCATGACGCCCAGGAGGCGGAGCGGGCGCTGACGGACGCGGAGGCCAGGCATCCGCGCTCGACGTATGTGGTGGTGGGGGCGGCGGGAGACGTGGTTCTCCTCCGCCGCGCGTAA
- a CDS encoding HNH endonuclease family protein: MSDVKSIARRSAAHSRTPRAFAVATLAALLTVTGCSGHGGGSSDAGNGASVPGDAGGKQGEPGSALRALDSLAVKRVGTKSGYARNRFGTAWADTDGNGCGTRDDILKRDLRGTKFRDAKQCVVVSGSLPKDPYTGKALQYERGRSTIDIDHVVALSDAWQTGARSWDGRKRVALANDPLNLIAVEASANRRKSDGDAADWLPPYAGYRCTYVARQVAVKKKYELWVTREEKAAMAKVLNSCPRQGLPGGGNPTQAPERFTAK; encoded by the coding sequence ATGTCCGACGTGAAGTCGATCGCCCGCCGTTCCGCCGCCCACTCCCGTACTCCCCGCGCCTTCGCCGTTGCCACTCTGGCCGCGTTGTTGACGGTCACCGGCTGCTCCGGGCACGGTGGCGGCTCCTCAGATGCCGGGAACGGTGCGTCGGTTCCCGGGGACGCCGGCGGGAAGCAGGGGGAGCCGGGCAGCGCGCTGCGCGCGTTGGACTCACTGGCCGTCAAGCGGGTGGGGACGAAGTCCGGTTACGCCCGGAACCGCTTCGGGACGGCCTGGGCGGACACCGACGGCAACGGCTGCGGCACCCGCGACGACATACTCAAGCGGGATCTGCGGGGCACCAAGTTCCGGGACGCGAAACAGTGCGTGGTGGTGTCCGGCTCGCTCCCCAAGGACCCGTACACCGGGAAGGCGTTGCAGTACGAGCGGGGGCGCAGCACGATCGACATCGACCACGTGGTGGCGCTGTCGGACGCCTGGCAGACGGGCGCGCGGAGTTGGGACGGCCGCAAGCGGGTGGCACTGGCCAACGATCCGCTGAACCTGATCGCGGTGGAGGCGTCGGCCAACCGCCGCAAGAGCGACGGGGACGCGGCGGACTGGCTGCCGCCGTACGCCGGTTACCGCTGTACCTACGTCGCGCGGCAGGTGGCGGTGAAGAAGAAGTACGAGCTGTGGGTGACCCGCGAGGAGAAGGCCGCGATGGCGAAGGTCCTCAACTCCTGCCCGCGGCAGGGGCTGCCGGGTGGCGGGAACCCGACGCAGGCGCCGGAGCGCTTCACGGCGAAGTAG
- a CDS encoding SurA N-terminal domain-containing protein produces MFRRRTALSVSAAAALLAATPLLTACGSEAHPGAAAIVDGKRITVAQLQTRVKDVRAAQAASPEGNQLIANTGRLGLSTLNGMIFDEVLARSAADAGVTVTRADVQKGRAAAEEQAGGPARLKQMWLQQGIAPDRIDAVVRNQLLLDGLAKHLHVDRATPTGQRTLVQALAKTSRSLGVDVNPRYGTWDDQQVILGQTKEPWIVPSTPRQQQA; encoded by the coding sequence GTGTTCCGCCGTAGGACAGCGCTCTCCGTTTCCGCCGCCGCCGCTCTGCTGGCCGCGACCCCGTTGCTCACCGCCTGCGGCTCCGAGGCCCACCCGGGCGCCGCCGCCATCGTGGACGGCAAGCGGATCACCGTCGCCCAGCTCCAGACCCGGGTGAAGGACGTCCGCGCCGCCCAGGCCGCGTCCCCCGAGGGCAACCAACTGATCGCCAACACCGGCCGACTCGGCCTCTCCACCCTCAACGGCATGATCTTCGACGAGGTGCTGGCCCGCAGCGCCGCCGACGCCGGGGTCACGGTCACCCGCGCCGACGTCCAAAAGGGCCGCGCGGCGGCCGAGGAACAGGCCGGTGGCCCGGCCCGGTTGAAGCAGATGTGGCTCCAACAGGGCATCGCCCCCGACCGCATCGACGCGGTGGTCCGCAACCAACTCCTCCTCGACGGCCTCGCCAAGCACCTGCACGTGGACCGCGCCACGCCCACCGGCCAACGCACCCTCGTTCAGGCCCTGGCGAAGACCTCCCGCTCCCTGGGCGTCGACGTCAACCCGCGCTACGGCACGTGGGACGACCAGCAGGTGATCCTCGGCCAGACCAAGGAACCGTGGATCGTCCCGTCGACGCCGCGGCAGCAGCAGGCGTAG
- a CDS encoding nucleoside triphosphate pyrophosphohydrolase gives MNADAADATPAAVPHPEAPGTGRLVLLTTSHRVAPGLLSWPAWQALRTADRVLCATADHPQLPYLREAGIAVETAAPTARELVDYCVPAARTAVVLTSADGESALTDGLARLAGSGRETMPDLELLPGSYDLPGARLLDLVQVMDQIRTACPWSSIRTHRDLAKYGIEEAYELVEAIEEGDREALREELGDVLLQVVFHARIAQDDPDEPFSVDDVAGTIVEKLLHRHPHVFGAETAETPEDVKAHWLRTKAEEKQRASITEGVPLAQPGLALTAKLASRARTAGLEVPLPTGPGIGYELLALAVRAESEGIDPEASLRAAARTYRDAVLAAERSAG, from the coding sequence GTGAACGCTGACGCCGCAGACGCCACCCCCGCCGCCGTGCCCCACCCCGAGGCCCCGGGCACCGGCCGCCTGGTCCTGCTCACGACCAGCCACCGGGTCGCCCCCGGCCTGCTGTCCTGGCCCGCCTGGCAGGCCCTGCGCACCGCCGACCGCGTCCTGTGCGCCACCGCGGACCACCCACAGCTGCCCTACCTCCGCGAGGCCGGCATCGCGGTGGAGACCGCCGCCCCCACCGCCCGCGAGCTGGTGGACTACTGCGTCCCGGCCGCCCGCACCGCCGTCGTCCTCACCTCCGCCGACGGCGAGAGCGCCCTCACCGACGGCCTGGCCCGCCTGGCCGGCTCCGGCCGCGAGACCATGCCCGACCTGGAGCTGCTGCCCGGCTCCTACGACCTCCCCGGCGCCCGCCTGCTCGACCTCGTCCAGGTCATGGACCAGATCCGCACCGCGTGCCCCTGGAGCAGCATCCGCACCCACCGCGACCTCGCCAAGTACGGCATCGAGGAGGCGTACGAGCTGGTCGAGGCCATCGAGGAGGGCGACCGCGAGGCGCTCCGCGAGGAGCTCGGCGACGTGCTCCTCCAGGTCGTCTTCCACGCCCGGATCGCCCAGGACGACCCCGACGAGCCGTTCTCCGTCGACGACGTGGCCGGCACGATCGTCGAGAAGCTGCTCCACCGCCACCCCCACGTCTTCGGCGCCGAGACCGCCGAGACCCCCGAGGACGTCAAGGCCCACTGGCTCCGCACCAAGGCCGAGGAGAAGCAGCGCGCCTCCATCACCGAGGGCGTCCCCCTCGCCCAGCCCGGCCTCGCCCTCACCGCCAAACTGGCCTCCCGCGCCCGCACGGCGGGCCTGGAGGTGCCCCTGCCCACCGGCCCGGGCATCGGCTACGAACTCCTGGCGCTGGCCGTCCGCGCCGAATCCGAGGGCATCGACCCGGAGGCGTCCCTCCGCGCGGCCGCCCGCACCTACCGCGACGCGGTGCTGGCAGCGGAGCGGAGCGCGGGGTAG
- a CDS encoding helix-turn-helix domain-containing protein — MKGKRQPRTAREKYGEELRIRRIAAGLTQEELSELVVCSPTLISHFEAGRRLPKPDDARRIDQALKTDGFFLRWLEDLESKYADHFAAAAELETQAALVQQFALSLVPGVLQTEGYARAVFAAYRPNHTPEELDDEVVIRTRRARVLDGPLKPVIWTLLDESVLRRHVGGPQVMAEQLHKIGGLAEAGRLRLHVLPYGAGAHALMESDLTLMSFAESAPVAYVEGFLTGNLMDDPALVAASQTAYALALSDALSQQESLALVKAVAKEHADGQQ; from the coding sequence GTGAAGGGAAAACGCCAGCCACGCACGGCCAGGGAGAAGTACGGGGAGGAGTTGAGGATCCGTCGCATCGCTGCTGGCCTGACGCAGGAAGAACTGAGTGAGCTCGTGGTGTGTTCGCCCACGCTGATCAGCCACTTCGAGGCGGGCAGGCGGCTCCCGAAGCCGGATGACGCGCGGCGGATCGACCAGGCGTTGAAGACGGATGGCTTCTTCCTCCGGTGGTTGGAGGACCTGGAGTCGAAGTACGCCGACCACTTCGCGGCAGCAGCGGAATTGGAGACGCAAGCCGCGCTGGTCCAGCAGTTTGCGCTGTCCCTGGTGCCCGGCGTGCTTCAAACCGAGGGCTATGCGCGGGCGGTGTTCGCTGCATACCGCCCCAACCACACACCCGAGGAACTTGACGACGAGGTTGTCATCCGAACGCGGCGTGCCCGGGTCCTCGACGGGCCGTTGAAGCCGGTGATTTGGACGCTGCTCGACGAGTCCGTGTTGCGGCGTCACGTCGGCGGCCCCCAGGTCATGGCCGAGCAATTGCACAAGATCGGTGGCCTGGCTGAGGCGGGGCGGCTGAGGCTGCACGTGCTTCCGTACGGCGCCGGGGCGCACGCGCTCATGGAGAGCGACCTCACGCTCATGAGCTTCGCGGAGTCCGCCCCTGTGGCCTACGTCGAAGGCTTTCTCACCGGCAACTTGATGGATGATCCGGCGCTGGTGGCCGCGAGCCAGACCGCTTACGCTCTAGCTCTGAGCGACGCGCTGTCGCAGCAGGAGTCACTGGCCCTTGTCAAGGCCGTAGCGAAGGAACACGCAGATGGTCAGCAGTGA
- a CDS encoding DUF397 domain-containing protein, whose product MVSSEHTVSDSSMLTGWYKSSYSGGGQGNCLEVARGHAHIPVRDSKRPSGPALIFPSVSWSAFVSAVRGGEFGEPTA is encoded by the coding sequence ATGGTCAGCAGTGAGCACACCGTCTCCGACTCGTCCATGCTCACTGGCTGGTACAAGTCCAGCTACAGCGGCGGCGGTCAAGGCAACTGCCTGGAGGTCGCCCGCGGCCACGCCCACATCCCCGTGCGCGACAGCAAGCGGCCCTCCGGGCCTGCGCTGATATTCCCCTCCGTGAGCTGGTCGGCGTTCGTATCCGCCGTCAGGGGCGGGGAGTTCGGGGAGCCGACCGCCTGA
- a CDS encoding MFS transporter, which yields MRTAAARAGTGPGENPGGDAGPTASEAPASRLGRGTLLLMSVATGLSVAGNYFAQPLLDVIGRDLHLSAGTAALVVTVAQTGYGLGLLLLVPLGDLLERRRLAVVLCALTAVFLTVTASAPNGALLLIGTALTGLASVAAQVVVPFAATLSAPAERGRTVGTVMTGLLLGILLARTAAGLLAELGGWRTVYWVDAALMLLMALLLRLRLPTLRTTAGLSYPALLRSTLALFSHEPVLRWRAALGALTFAGFSVLWTAVAFLLSGPAYGWQESTIGLLGLVGAAGSLAASMAGRLADRGLAHRVTGTGTVLLLASWALLAAGGTGGTWSLAALLIGVIALDLAVQAVHVSNQNLIYAVRPEARNRLNSAYMTSYFAGGAAGSALTSVVWVAGGWGGVCALGAVLAAGAVVVWALDRLRRSAPRTPRP from the coding sequence ATGAGAACCGCAGCAGCGCGAGCAGGGACCGGACCGGGTGAGAACCCCGGAGGCGACGCCGGCCCCACCGCCTCGGAAGCACCCGCCTCCCGCCTGGGGCGCGGCACCCTCCTCCTGATGTCCGTCGCCACCGGCCTCTCGGTCGCCGGCAACTACTTCGCCCAGCCGCTCCTCGACGTCATAGGCCGCGACCTCCACCTCTCCGCCGGCACCGCCGCCCTCGTCGTCACCGTCGCCCAGACCGGCTACGGCCTCGGCCTGCTGCTCCTGGTGCCCCTCGGCGACCTCCTCGAACGCCGCCGGCTCGCGGTCGTCCTCTGCGCCCTGACCGCCGTCTTCCTGACCGTGACGGCGAGCGCCCCGAACGGGGCGCTGCTGCTGATCGGCACCGCCCTGACCGGCCTCGCCTCCGTCGCCGCCCAGGTCGTCGTGCCGTTCGCGGCGACCCTGTCGGCGCCCGCCGAGCGCGGCCGGACCGTCGGCACCGTCATGACCGGTCTGCTACTGGGCATCCTGCTGGCCCGCACGGCGGCCGGCTTGCTCGCCGAACTCGGCGGCTGGCGCACGGTCTACTGGGTCGACGCGGCCCTGATGCTGCTGATGGCGCTCCTCCTCCGCCTCCGCCTGCCGACCCTGCGCACGACGGCCGGTCTGAGCTACCCCGCCCTGCTCCGCTCCACCCTGGCCCTGTTCTCCCACGAGCCGGTGCTGCGCTGGCGCGCCGCGCTCGGCGCCCTCACCTTCGCCGGCTTCAGCGTCCTGTGGACCGCGGTGGCCTTCCTGCTCTCCGGCCCCGCCTACGGCTGGCAGGAGTCGACGATCGGGCTGCTGGGCCTGGTCGGCGCGGCCGGCTCCCTGGCCGCCTCGATGGCCGGCCGGCTGGCGGACCGCGGCCTGGCCCACCGCGTCACCGGCACGGGTACGGTCCTGCTCCTCGCCTCCTGGGCCCTGTTGGCCGCCGGCGGCACGGGCGGCACCTGGTCGCTGGCGGCCCTGCTGATCGGCGTCATCGCCCTGGACCTCGCCGTCCAGGCCGTCCACGTCAGCAACCAGAACCTCATCTACGCCGTCCGCCCCGAAGCCCGCAACCGCCTCAACTCCGCCTACATGACCAGCTACTTCGCCGGCGGCGCGGCGGGCTCCGCCCTGACGTCGGTGGTCTGGGTCGCCGGCGGCTGGGGCGGGGTGTGCGCCCTGGGAGCGGTGCTCGCGGCGGGGGCGGTGGTGGTGTGGGCGCTGGATCGCCTCAGGCGGTCGGCTCCCCGAACTCCCCGCCCCTGA